The genome window ATAGCTGAAAGTAATAAACCTAAAACTGTTTAGGCTATCAGTTCATGATCATGTTCAAGGTCATTGCTAATGTTTTGGTTTTCATCCCACATCTTTTGATCTGATAAAGATTGCGTTTATTGCCCCTCATGAGCAATGATTTTTAATGCCTAGTTTTCTCCTTTTAATGCTTTGCTACTGTTCTTCAGAATGCTTTCAGTTTTGAGAAAAGGAATTGGATGAGTATTTGTCAAGATGAATTACCTGCTGGATCAAATCTTGTAAGTTGCGAAATAGGTGGCTTTCTGTGACTTTGTCTATGTTGTAGAGTTATATTTGAAGATCCTCACTATTCATCGTGAACAGATCATGGGGCTGAATCCTCCTTTTGGCGTCCATGCATCTCTGGCTAATACGTTCATTTCAAAAGCTCTGACATTCAGTCCAAAGCTCATGATTCTCATTGTTCCTAAAGAAACTAAAAGGTAAAATTTGTACTTAAAGAAGCTATAAGATAAACTTTGTACTTCAGAAATTCCAGAAAGTATGATTTACCTGctcattattattgttattattttccTTCTGGCAACTACAGACTTGACAGGGGAAAGTTGCCATATGATTTGATTTGGGAAGATGACAAATTACTTTCTGGGAAGGTAAGAAAATTAGCAATTAGCATCTTCTCGCTCTCCCCTTCACTGCCTGCCAACCCCCATACATTGATCTAATTTGAGGATGAAGTAAATCACTTactcaaataattttttatcaGTCCTTTTATCTGCCTGGGTCAGTGGATGTGCTTGCTCAGCAAATGGAGCAGTGGAACGCGGAGACACCACCATTATATTTATGGAGTCGCCCTGATTGGACTGTCAAGCACAAAGCAATAGCTCGAGAGCATGGCCATATTAGCATGGAACTAGATGTTGGCCGTATCAGGGAAATCAATGTTGAACCTTCTGTTTCGAATTATCTAATGGAAGATAAGCATGACTGTTACCATGATTTTTCTAGTGTCATGAAAGGCTACAGTGACATTACCAGTATGCTGGATGATTTGCCTGATGAATTTGATGGGACTCAACCTAATCAGCTCAGGGACACTCGTGCTGAGATGCAGTTTGATCGCCAGCTGAAGAACAGATGTCCTGATGCTGAAGATCATAGTGTCGACATGGATTGGGAAATTGTGTAGGCTCTGTTAAAACTGCTCGCCATGATTGGACAAATGGGTGTTCCAAGTGCAGTTTTCTGCTGTGTCCGCGAAAGTTCAAAAGCAATGTTAACAATTACTCAATTCTACTGTTTCCAACTTGAATGAGCTTCAAAGCCTGTTAAAGTGTTGACAACTTCTATTTGCCTTGGAATGTTTCGGTCGGTAACTTTCTACCAAAATTGTATGACTTAAAAATGTATAATCCATTACCTTGGGTAAACTGTTCATCTTCGATGAATTATCTTGCGTTACTGAATGTgttctttttcctattttctagtttcttttcttttttgaactTGTGACAAACATTTTATGTGCAACCTGAGCGTCATAAACTAAAAGCAGGAACCCAAAATTCAGGAATCAGTAGTTAAGAaagaataatatttttttcccgTACCGTTAGTCTCATGCGTCATCTTCTCTTAAAGTTTTGTGAGGTCACGCTTTTTGCCTGTGGAGAGCCCTGGTATTGtcacttttttgtttctttttttttttgtgattattaTTAATGTATAATACATTTTAGTTAGGAGCGTGGTAATTTTTTTATggtctgttttttatttttaaattgattttattttagTGAGAATAGGATTTGATAAGGTTAATGATGCATCTATTTTAGCAATTTGAGATTACATTACAGCGatcaaataaattattactTTGTTGGATTAATGGTTGTAGGGCTATAAATATGTCGTGTTGTGTCATTTTCTTGTTCatgtcaaaatatatatataaactcatAAATTCCACATTTAAATTTTATGTCATGGTCTTGTCATATTCTATTTGTTTGGTAATATGTCAGTATCGTGTCTTAACTCGTTTTGCTCATTTAATTTTGGATTATCTTTTTATATACTGATAATGTAGTAATTTTTTTCTACACTGCTAGTTATAAATTAACTTTTTAAGTGAAAATTAGTAATGAAACACCACAAAATTTCGAGAACGTAGAGCATAAGCATAtaaaaaggaaacaaagtggATTAACAAGTAATAGTCCAAAACAATAAActattaaaatattataaaataacAATCATTTTGTATTCCAAAAGCCATAGAGCAGACTAATCTTCATCAGCCAAGAGAATGTAAATTGGTGAATGTCCCAATCTGCCAAGAGAATGTAAATTGATGAATGAAGTATCATACCATGACTGGTTAGTACCCAAGCTTTATCCTTTTAGCTAGCAAGTTAGTTTTGAGTCTTTTGAATTTTGACGGGTGgtaaattttgacaaatctgCCATGTTTTTTACTAGAAATACTCCCATGATGCTTAGAGGGGAAATTAGTGAGGTGTTGGACAATATGAGGGAAGCTCATGGTGGTAAATATCTAGGTCTTCCGATGACCATTGGGAGAGCTAAAACCCAGGTTTTTGGGTATTTGATGAGTAACATTAGTAGTAAACTTCAAGGATGGAAACAAAAGTTGCTTAGCCAAGGGGGTATAGAGGTTTTGATCAAATCAGTCATTATGGTTATGCCTACATACATTATGTCCTGCTTTAAAATACCCAAAGGTTTGTGCAAAGCCATTAGTGCTAGAATCGCTAGGTATTGGTGGGGTGGTGGGGAATCTGAAAAAAAAGTACATTGGATTAGGTGGAGTAAACTTTCAGAGGTCAAAGGGAAAGGGGGGATGGGTTTTAGAGACCTGGAAGCCTCCAATATGGCCCTGCTTGCAAAACAAATTTAGAGAATTGTTATCAATCCAAATTTGTTAGTAAGCAAAGTCCTGAAGGCTAAGTATATGAAAGAGGATGACTGGTTAGGACAATAACCACCTAACAATGCTTCTTGGTGTTGGAAAAGCATGCATAAGGAAGGAGAACTACTTCAACAGGGGCTATGGAAGAAAGTGGGAAATGGAAGGTCAGTGAAAATTTGGCATGATAGATGGATACCTGGCTTGGTTGATGGAAGAGTAACAACGGTCAAACCAATAGGATGTCAACTCGAGTTTGTCCACGAGCAAATAGAGGGAGGAAAGTGGAAGAATGATCTCTTGAAGCACTGGTTTAATGTTGTTGATGTGGATCACATTACTAATATCCCCCTTAGTTTATATGATAGAAAAGACAGATTCTTTTGGAATTATAGCAAGTTTGGGATTTACACTGTGAAGACTGGATATGTTGTTGCAAAGGAACAAAGTGAAATGACGAATCGAAGACTTGCATCTGATCCGGAAACCAGCTGGGAAATTAGAAAGCACACAGTATGGAAAAGAttgtgttgaccttggtcgatcaatccttggttttgatgattaacaaaccaaaatgtagatttggtctaatgtttttatgtgagaaatttgttagaatcaggttcaatggtatcaaggaaagaaaaccaaccaaatgaagaagcaaaatcaggtcactcatgtcggacggccaaaaggaaactatcgaacgtccgaaaggatgaagaacatccaGAAGGAATCTCTGTCGGACACTCGtatggaagcatcggacgtccggaaggatcggacgcacatctatctcatcggacgtcctaaaaatttcacaaaatattGTTGACTCACTGACTATGTTCAGACGCAGAgctgtcggacgataatatcccatcggacgtccgaacgacaacctGGCTGACTTTCGGACGATGGGTTCGGACGATAATTATgcggtcggacgtccgacaggccaacggctagttttgacagcatttaatatttgaccgtttgagagccttttggagccatttctcaccttctataaagaccccaaagcacaagaagacaggagacttttgccaacacaaaatacaagcttacaagtgagatttttgagtagaaagattctttgttggttgtataaggggttggggaagttgggttgtgaggttgctcaagtgaaggttactctctaggaggagtaaaaccttggtgaaggtgaacctatcacttgaagaggtaaaaccttggtgaaggttgcctcatttgtataaaatagttcttaattgggtgagtgatctttcaagtgtaggttgttgagggttaactagaatagttgtaaaactccttggctcaaccaaagagagTTTGGCGTGAGGAAGGaatgagccttcacttgtacatcttggttagcatcgccatctattgaagaggctattggattgatatttggtttacatttcttatcttttttctttaattaagttttctttattgtgcttaaatttgatatatctttgtgcatcattgtgatatTGTTTGTattcattgggttgcaccaggccttacaattggtatcagagcttggtttCTTTTGATCAAgattaaccgcttagagtaaagatcatggcaaccataaaagtttcttttttagaatgtcaatctattgatagaccacctatgtttaatggttctcattttagcatgtggaaacaaagaatgatgattttcttacaatccgtttatattgaattatggtatgtggtagaagatggttcTTATgaaactagaatagttgactctactaccaatttgagtagattaaagactagacaagaattgaatgaaaaagataagagatacctttctttgaatgccaaggccatgtgtatattgtacaatgcattagatgtaaatgaatctagtaggattaaaggttgtaaatcagttaaagatatttgggataaattgtgtgtatttcatgaaggtaaccaagatattaaagaacaaaagaaatctttgcttgtttctcaatatgaatttttcaaaatgcatcctcttgaaaatgttgataagatgtgtagtagattttgtgacattattgaagatcttaaattgcttggaaaagaatattctttgggtgagaaaaatagaaagattttgaatgtcttgccaaaagaatgggaaaacaaaataaatgctatagaagaggcaaaggatttaaattctatgtccattgaatctcttgtgaattttctaaccttttatgaattaaagctgaaattcaaagtgcaagaggaagaaaatgcaagaatgtataagagaggcatagcttttaaagcatctcaagtgggggataacccatccttcatgggtaatgaaatcatggaagtggacaatgatataactcctcacatcaaaagtttcaagagatgttcaagaggagattgcaaaattacatgggatgaatgcaattcaaaaagagaaaaagaagagttggccaaaatggcactaatggccgttggagaagatgaggtaagttcttatcactcttcttgtgatgaagataatgaagatgatgatgtgaaaattcttataattaaaatgcataaaaatttgagaaaatcttatgctaaaaataaagatttgaaaacaaaaataaatgatttgttggaaaaaaatgcCAAActgtttcaagaaaacaaatgtttgagaatggaaaatgatgatttaaaaaatcaaaaaagtgtttttgattgcaaaaataatttgaaaaagaagttggaagagaaaacaaagttttatgaaaaaatattgGAGGAACAAagtttgttaaagaaaagaattaatgacttgaacgagtttctccaaaatgaaaaataaaagttttctcaaacaaaagaaagaaaatcttttcaaggcacaaataattttgctatgataagaggtaagaaaattagttgtattaaatccacctatgtgcaaaatacttctatcatgtgtcacttttgttgcaaatttggacatatgcaaaatgattgctatgtaaagaaaaatatgagaaaaggcatgaaattcatgtggattgctagatcatattgtattaactcccaaggaccctataaagaaagggtaccaaatgaaatttctcatatttaggtacatcatgaagatttgatccaagaagtgctaaatggttgtaagtacatttgaaaattttgatattcaatatggtcttgatttgaaaaataaagggggagtttgttttttttttttgattgatgccaaaagggggagtaggatttattgaaatttctttatatgttggcactttctaagggggagctttatttgaacttatttgttaaaagaaatcttcattttgtttgtcatcataaaaaagggggagattgttgaccttggtcgatcaatccttggttttgatgattaacaaaccaaaatgtagatttggtctaatatttttatgtgagaaatttgttagaatcaggttcaatggtgtcaaggaaagaaaatcaaccaaatgaagaagcaaaatcaggtcactcatgtcggacggccaaaaggaaactatcggacgtccgaaaggatgaagaacatccaGAAGGAATCTCTGTCGGACACTCGtatggaagcatcggacgtccggaaggatcggacgcatgcttcggacgcacatctatctcatcggacgtcctaaaaattccacaaaataTTGTTGACTCACTGACTATGTTCGGACGCAGAGTTGTCGGACGATAAtttcccatcggacgtccgaacgacaacctGGCTGACTTTCAGACGAtgggttcggacgatgattatgcggtcggacgtccgacaggccaacggctagttttgacagcatttaatatttgaccgtttgagagccttttggagccatttctcaccttctataaagaccccaaagcacaagaagacaggagacttttgccaacacaaaatacaagcttacaagtgagatttttgagtagaaagattctttgttggttgtataaggggttggggaagttgggttgtgaggttgctcaagtgaaggttactctctaggaggagtaaaaccttggtgaaggtgaacctatcacttgaagtggtaaaaccttggtgaaggttgcctcatttgtataaaatagttcttaattgggtgagtgatctttcaagtgtaggttgttgagggttaactagaatagttgtaaaactccttggctcaaccaaagagagTTTGGCGTGAGGAAGGaatgagccttcacttgtacatcttggttagcatcgccatctattgaaaaggctattggattgatatttggtttgcatttcttatcttttttctttaattaagttttctttattgtgcttaaatttgatatatttttgtgcatcattgtgatattgtttgtactcattgggttgcaccaggccttacagATTGTGGAGCCTAAACGTTAAGATGAAACTGAAACATTTCTTATGGAGATGTCTGTAAAATGGAATGGCCACAAATGAAGCTCTCTACAAGAGATTTGGAATCAGTAACAAGATATGTCACTGTTGTGGGGAGGAAACGGAAACCATTGAGCACATTTTCTTCTTCTGCCCAAAAGCTAAAGTGATATGGAAGTTAGCTCCTGTAAGGTAGGAGGGCTTAGTTGCACTACAAGATAACTTGTGGAGATGGTGGGAAGCTGTGATGCAATCAGCAAAGAAGACACAAGGAGCAGATAGAATTAGGCTTACGGTGAACCTCTTATGGCAAATCTGGAAAGTTAGAAACAAGTTAACATTCCAGAGTGAGTTAGTGGATGCAAAAGCAATAATAGACAAGGCACAGCAGGAATGGATCGAGTATGAGGCAGCGTATGAATCAGGCACGAGCAAATTCATGTCTAGAAATGGAAAGACAGGTCTAGCAATGATGGGAGCCTCTCAAGGAAGGAACAAATGATGATCAACACGGACGCAGCAATTTCAGCTAAAATGGTCAAATCAGGATTGGGGATCGTTGCAAGGAACTGGTGCGGGGCGATAGTGAAAGCGAAGGGAATTACTGAGAGGAGGAAAGGAGAAGCAGCCACAGAGGAAACTCTAGCAATCAGAGGTGCGCTGGAAATGGCTCAAGGTGTAGGATGGACAAACATAGAAGTCCAATCTGACTGCAAGTATGTTGTGAGCCTCATCAATACGGACAATGTTCAGGAATATAGACTCCAAACACTCCTGGATGACATTGATCTCCTAAAGAAAAGATTTGAAAGTtgcactttctcttttgttccCAGAACTGCTAATAGTTGTGGGCATGAATTGGCTCAATTCGCAATCAAGGCAACTAGAAGTTTCGAATGGGATGGTACATTCCCAACTTGGCTTTCAGCTTTAGCTAGGAAAGATATGGGGGTAGTTACCCCTTTTTGTAATTAGCCCTTGTACTATCAAGTGTTAATATCTATAAAAATATCAtcgtttgtcaaaaaaaaaaagaattttgactTTGAAGCggtttatttatttcttttaaagatATTTTGGCGCCAATACTCTCTTATTGCTTATTAGCCTTTAGGAGGGAAATAATATTTATcacgaaaaaataaaacaaaaaaagagagaagtaaCTATTTTTAGTCTTGACATTAAATTGATAGGTAGAGCTGTTAAGTCAATCGCGTAACTCAAAAGCTCGTtagagctcggctcgttaattttggttaacgagtcgagctcgaactcgaaacatgctcgtttagttaacgagctcggctcgtttgataTTCGAGTAGCTCGTTAGAACTCGTTAATAAATggcatatttgtcattttataaatcaaaattataaaaattaaaaattataggtttttattaaggttaatttgcacaagctcgagctcgagctcgagtttcaCATGTACATTTAACGAGCCAAGTTCGAACACATTTTAAAGCTCGTTTTCCtaacgagctcgagtcgagctcaacTCGAATTAAACTCGAATCGAGCTCGACAGCCAAatactcgactcgattaacagctctatTGGTAGGaatccaaaagaaatttggtaattaaatataagattgaatatttatttttaatttttgaagccACTAACACAAAATTTTTGTGAAGTAAAATATGCTCTCAAGCTTCTGGGATCATTATTCTAATGTGAATGAAACTCATAACACAACATTATTGAAAACTATTAGGcttgcttttcttttattttaagatAACCTTTGAGTGATAACTAGAACCACAAAATGAGTCAAGTGGAGTAGAGTTTTGATCTAATCGAACCAAGTCTCAACTTAGTTTTATCAAGCTCGAAGTCGAGTTtgagttaaaaaaataattattttatttttaaaaaatgaataaaataataatttttcttaataaataataaaatattagggatatatatgtaattttactattaaaataaaaaataaaaaatataatcgAGTCAGCTTGTGAACTAACAAGTTGACTatctttgaatttgaattcgagTTCGACTTAGTCAACTCAAGTCGAACTCGAGTCGAActttgactcgagccgctcatTTACTGCCCGAGTAATAACgccaaaaaaattcaaaataattcaTCATCAATATTATtcaaaacaagacaaaaacaAGAAAGTAACATAGGAAACTATATTTAATTAGTCTAGTTGTCGTTGCAACAAATATTCATTTAGACAAAAGCTTAGTCAAACTATAATTAAGCACGAATAACCATGACAAGCATAAGATGGCATGAAGTTTATGGAATCTTTTGTGAATAAATGGTCGAAATTCCCTAATCACTCATTTAGCTCAAAAGCCCGCATTCGAACAATTTCATCAACATTCAATTGCTTACTTAATCACTAATGCCAGGCATTCTTGAATATCTTGCTAAGAATAAGATATTCAAAATGATAATGCATCGTTCTCAGTGACACAAGAAGCTCCCAAGCCAACAACTAAGCGAGTGTCTCCGACAAGATAGAGCCATAGAGGTATGAAACTGCGACAATAAAGACTTAAAAACCTTCATTTttatcacaaaaaaataaaagagaaacaaAATCAGAGGCAGAAATCACTAATAAAATAGttaagaaccaaaaaaaaaaaagcaccaaTCAGTTTGAAGATGCAGTATGTAGAAAATATTTTGCTGTAATTCACTACACACATAACGTAATTATCTtcttatcatatatatatatatatcatattaaataagtattaaataaataatacaaaaaatatatacaatgATCTTCAATCAAAATGCAATAAAGAAGCTGAATAAGTCAATGCCAAGTCAATCAGATGTAGATGTGATATGAATTCTGCTGATGAAACGAAATTCGCATTAACAAGCCTCGGATCTTTGATGATTAACACAAGTTTGACAGCGAAATTTCTATATGAGCCCCTCGAATCCCCATAGTTGCAAACGTTGATATGATCTTAACCCATAACCAAATGAAATATTGAACCCAAGGAATGGTAGGTAGGTGCCACAATAAAGGGTGATGTCTTAATTGATTAGCTGAATGAACACCAAGATATTTCTAAGTGTTCAAGGGATGCTCATAGAGTTAAGAGAGCGCTTCTTTCAAGAATATTTTCTGAAAAATATGGCATATGTTATTCATGAAAAGATTGCAACGATGTTTTTAATGTATCTTGACAAAACTCCTAACGAAACAGCGAGTTGGACCTTTAATCGGTCCATAAACCCTACTTAAGGGATGGATTCAAGATGCTAGTCCATGATGCAACAAGCTGGAAAATTCAGTCTTTAATCTCTTTCTTCCAAATGACTTTGAGTAATCCCTGTAGTGAAGAAATAGCTCCATACTTTGAGACCTCATACTCgtatcagtcccctcctcttgaaggtgatttgccctcaaatcattGGTGCGTTTATAGGACAACAATGTTGAAAATAGATGAATTGTTACGAGCCAAGTTGCATGCTGTTTGGACAACCTCTTGTTGTTCACGAACAGACACTTTCCAAGTCATCAACCATCTCATATAATGCTTGTTAAAGTTCCATTTTGCACTCCTAAGCTCTCGAATCTGCCATTCTACATGGTTTATCAAATCTAGACCTACACAGGAAATCACACAATAAGTATCTGTAGGTATAAAACCACTCGAATAGCAATGCTCCAATGGACTAGCAAAGTCCCAAATCTAGTTGttcaaaattgtaaaattaatCATAGGTTGTTGTTCGTCTGGCACATCTTGCATGGGTAGAGCTAGACAGAGATGGACAATTTTAATTCCTATAAATGAAATAGCAAAATCGGTTTTTCAAGAACCAGAAAATtgacaaagaaagaaaggaacaTCATCATCTAAATACT of Coffea arabica cultivar ET-39 chromosome 5c, Coffea Arabica ET-39 HiFi, whole genome shotgun sequence contains these proteins:
- the LOC140007222 gene encoding uncharacterized protein, coding for MHKEGELLQQGLWKKVGNGRSVKIWHDRWIPGLVDGRVTTVKPIGCQLEFVHEQIEGGKWKNDLLKHWFNVVDVDHITNIPLSLYDRKDRFFWNYSKFGIYTVKTGYVVAKEQSEMTNRRLASDPETSWEIRKHTVWKRLC